One genomic region from Patescibacteria group bacterium encodes:
- the ruvB gene encoding Holliday junction branch migration DNA helicase RuvB, with protein sequence MGEEELKNNRFVDAKEQTADRMFDLTLRPHNFKEYIGQEKIKENLAIFIEAARKRGDSLEHVLLHGSPGLGKTTLAYIIAKEMGSNIRVTTGPALERAGDLAAILTNLADGDVLFIDEIHRLNKNIEEILYPAMEEYALDIVVGKGPSARTLRLELPRFTIIGATTKMSLLSSPLRDRFGVVYRLNFYEPEDVKKIIERSGKILKIDLEGGAAETIASRARRTPRIANRLLKRVRDYVQVKDGGAITRELALRALDNLEVDKYGLDEVDRKILQVIIEKFKGGPVGLNTIAAAISEEMATIEDVYEPFLMQAGFLERTPRGRQATDLAFEHLGLEGKSKLF encoded by the coding sequence ATGGGCGAAGAAGAATTAAAAAATAATAGGTTTGTTGACGCCAAAGAACAGACGGCTGATAGAATGTTTGATTTGACTTTGCGTCCGCATAATTTTAAGGAATACATCGGGCAAGAAAAAATCAAGGAGAACCTTGCCATTTTTATTGAAGCGGCCAGAAAAAGAGGGGATTCGTTGGAGCACGTGCTTTTGCATGGTTCGCCGGGTTTGGGTAAAACCACTTTGGCCTATATTATCGCCAAAGAAATGGGAAGCAATATCCGCGTCACTACCGGCCCGGCCTTGGAGCGCGCCGGCGATTTAGCCGCCATTCTTACCAATCTCGCCGACGGCGATGTTTTATTTATTGATGAAATTCATCGCTTGAATAAAAATATTGAAGAAATACTTTATCCGGCCATGGAAGAATACGCCTTGGATATTGTCGTGGGCAAAGGGCCGAGCGCCCGCACTTTGCGCCTGGAACTGCCGCGCTTCACGATTATCGGCGCGACTACCAAAATGAGTTTGCTGTCCTCCCCGCTTCGCGACCGCTTTGGTGTTGTTTATCGCCTGAATTTTTACGAACCGGAAGACGTTAAAAAAATCATTGAGCGCAGCGGGAAAATTTTAAAAATAGATTTGGAAGGGGGAGCGGCGGAAACCATCGCTTCGCGCGCCCGCCGCACGCCGCGGATTGCCAACCGCCTTCTGAAAAGAGTCCGCGATTATGTGCAGGTCAAAGACGGCGGGGCAATCACCAGGGAACTGGCTTTGCGCGCTTTAGATAATTTGGAAGTTGATAAATACGGCTTGGACGAAGTGGACCGCAAAATATTACAAGTGATTATTGAAAAATTTAAAGGCGGCCCGGTGGGACTTAATACCATTGCCGCCGCCATTTCCGAGGAAATGGCCACCATTGAAGATGTCTATGAGCCCTTTTTGATGCAGGCCGGATTTTTAGAACGCACGCCGCGCGGGCGGCAAGCCACAGACCTCGCTTTTGAACATCTGGGGCTTGAGGGGAAAAGCAAATTGTTTTAA
- a CDS encoding AIR synthase-related protein, which yields MTEKMTYAGVGVNYDAMDPFKRMAQLAGRETADNIRRLNNGEFQEVEMSRGESAYLIEAAKSYFAHVEEGLGTKNLVADAMYRLTGKSYYGYIAQDTVAMIVNDMITLGALPLSVAMHLAVGDSSWFDDEKRCCDLVEGWKNACNLARCVWGGGETPTLKGVVVPEAIVLSGSAMGLVKPKERLIAANNIQHGDVIVLVESSGIHANGLTMARKIADKLPDGYLTRLDNGRTYGETLLDSTHIYVALVEDCLNRGVNIHYTVNITGHGWRKLMRATQSFAYIVERLPKQLPIFDFLQKHGPVDDTEAYGNFNMGAGFALYVSEADADAVLEVAASHKLGALRAGYIERSDEKKVIIKPKGLEYSGATLGVR from the coding sequence ATGACAGAAAAGATGACCTATGCTGGGGTTGGCGTGAATTACGACGCAATGGACCCATTCAAGCGCATGGCACAACTCGCAGGCCGCGAAACTGCAGACAATATCAGGCGGCTCAACAACGGAGAGTTTCAGGAAGTCGAGATGAGCCGTGGCGAGAGCGCGTATCTTATCGAAGCGGCCAAGAGCTACTTCGCGCACGTCGAGGAGGGACTTGGCACGAAAAATCTCGTTGCCGATGCAATGTATCGTCTTACCGGCAAGTCGTACTACGGCTATATTGCGCAGGACACCGTGGCGATGATCGTGAACGACATGATTACGCTCGGTGCGCTTCCGCTTTCGGTAGCGATGCATCTCGCTGTCGGCGACTCAAGCTGGTTCGACGACGAGAAGCGGTGCTGCGATCTTGTCGAGGGCTGGAAGAACGCCTGCAATCTCGCGCGATGCGTTTGGGGCGGCGGTGAAACGCCGACGCTCAAAGGCGTTGTTGTGCCGGAGGCGATCGTTCTTTCAGGTTCGGCGATGGGCCTCGTGAAGCCGAAAGAACGACTTATCGCTGCGAACAATATCCAACACGGCGACGTAATCGTTCTCGTCGAGAGTTCCGGTATCCATGCGAACGGCCTCACAATGGCGCGGAAGATCGCCGATAAGTTGCCTGACGGCTATCTGACTCGGCTCGACAATGGTCGAACCTACGGAGAGACACTGCTCGATTCTACGCACATCTACGTTGCTCTTGTCGAGGATTGCCTTAATCGCGGCGTGAACATCCACTACACGGTGAACATCACGGGACACGGCTGGCGCAAGCTTATGCGAGCAACGCAATCGTTCGCCTACATCGTCGAGCGTTTACCGAAACAACTTCCGATCTTCGACTTCCTACAGAAGCACGGACCGGTGGACGACACGGAAGCGTACGGCAACTTCAATATGGGCGCGGGCTTCGCGCTTTATGTTTCGGAAGCCGACGCAGACGCGGTTCTCGAAGTCGCCGCTTCGCACAAACTCGGTGCGCTCCGTGCCGGATACATTGAACGAAGCGACGAGAAGAAAGTCATCATCAAGCCGAAGGGTCTCGAATACTCCGGCGCAACACTCGGAGTCCGATGA
- the rnc gene encoding ribonuclease III, which yields MKDLSKFEKKIGLAFKNQDYLKQSLVHRSYINEHPSFDLGHNERLEFLGDAVLELIVTEYLYNNYANPEGDLTNWRASLVNAKMLSEIARELDLEDYLYLSRGEAKDRSSKARQFILADALEALVGAIYLDQGMKKAKEFLKKHLLGKLSYILEHKLYLDPKSKFQELSQEKFGITPVYKVLEESGPDHDKRFVVGVYLGKEKIAAGEGSSKQEAQIEAAARALEKKNW from the coding sequence ATGAAAGATTTATCAAAATTTGAAAAAAAAATCGGGCTGGCTTTCAAAAATCAGGATTATTTAAAGCAGTCCCTTGTACATCGTTCTTATATCAACGAGCACCCCAGTTTTGATTTGGGCCACAATGAGCGGCTGGAATTTTTGGGAGACGCGGTGCTGGAATTAATCGTCACCGAGTATCTTTATAACAATTATGCCAATCCGGAAGGCGACCTTACTAACTGGCGGGCCAGTTTGGTAAACGCTAAAATGCTTTCGGAAATCGCGCGGGAACTGGATTTGGAAGATTATCTTTATTTGTCTCGCGGCGAGGCCAAAGACAGAAGCAGTAAGGCGCGGCAGTTTATTTTAGCCGATGCTTTGGAGGCGCTGGTGGGGGCGATTTATTTGGACCAAGGGATGAAAAAAGCCAAAGAGTTTTTAAAAAAACATTTACTGGGTAAGTTGTCTTATATTTTAGAACACAAGTTATATTTAGACCCCAAGAGTAAATTTCAGGAATTGTCGCAAGAAAAATTTGGTATCACTCCCGTTTATAAGGTTTTGGAGGAAAGCGGGCCGGACCATGACAAACGTTTTGTTGTCGGGGTTTATTTGGGCAAAGAAAAAATCGCCGCGGGAGAGGGGTCAAGCAAACAAGAAGCGCAGATTGAGGCGGCCGCCAGAGCATTAGAGAAAAAGAATTGGTAA
- the nusB gene encoding transcription antitermination factor NusB, translated as MSNRHLSRTLAMQTLYQWDFMKENAKKLPDIFIYNKKEFAPDFDDAGFSEELIAGVVKNQKEIDSLISKYAPEWPLEQITAIDRNVLRIGVYELKYDQTIPSKVAINEAIELAKTFGGESSGRFVNGVLGSIYKNMLENGEVKEIDKEPPKAKEIKEDKKEEPQTENNN; from the coding sequence ATGTCCAACCGTCATCTGTCCCGCACTTTGGCTATGCAGACGCTTTATCAGTGGGATTTCATGAAAGAAAATGCTAAAAAGTTGCCGGATATTTTTATCTATAACAAAAAGGAATTCGCTCCGGATTTTGATGACGCGGGCTTTTCCGAGGAGTTGATTGCCGGAGTGGTGAAAAACCAGAAAGAAATTGATTCCCTGATTTCCAAATACGCTCCGGAGTGGCCGTTGGAACAAATAACCGCGATTGACCGCAATGTTTTGAGAATCGGCGTTTATGAGTTGAAATATGACCAGACCATTCCCTCCAAAGTAGCCATTAACGAAGCCATTGAACTGGCTAAAACTTTTGGCGGTGAATCCTCGGGGAGGTTTGTTAACGGCGTTTTGGGCTCCATCTATAAAAATATGCTGGAAAATGGAGAAGTAAAAGAAATTGATAAAGAGCCGCCCAAAGCCAAAGAGATAAAAGAGGATAAAAAAGAAGAACCCCAGACAGAAAATAACAATTAA
- the rpmF gene encoding 50S ribosomal protein L32 — translation MGLPGHRRTSSDKRRRASHFALKKRNLVACQQCKKEIIPHRVCPYCGTYAGRQVVKVAAKKKTSKKEKK, via the coding sequence ATGGGATTACCCGGACATCGCAGAACCAGCTCTGATAAGCGGCGCCGAGCGTCGCATTTTGCTTTGAAAAAGAGAAATTTAGTGGCCTGCCAGCAGTGTAAAAAAGAAATTATACCGCATCGTGTCTGCCCCTACTGCGGCACTTACGCCGGTCGGCAGGTGGTAAAAGTTGCTGCTAAGAAAAAGACCTCTAAAAAAGAAAAAAAGTAA
- the gyrA gene encoding DNA gyrase subunit A yields the protein MFKKKSLPRGKDKPKSKPTEKVNEKIAEPAGEEKEMISNIGKVEQRPIIEEMQESYLDYAMSVIIARALPDVRDGLKPVHRRILYAMWDIGLKPSAKFRKSATIVGEVLGKYHPHGDTAVYDSMVRMAQDFSLRYPLVWGQGNFGSLDGDSAAAYRYTEAKLAPISEEMLLDIEKETVNFRPNFDGSHAEPAVMPSKLPNLLLNGTMGIAVGMATNIPPHNLTELGNGLIHLIDNPNCSTEDLMEHIKGPDFPTRGIIYDINAIKEAYATGRGSIVMRAKTEIVEAKSGNYNIIVTEIPYQVNKSSLIEKIAALVQDKKIEGIKDLRDESSKGEVRIVIELKKDVFAKKILNRLFNLTQLQETFHVNMLALVDGIQPKVLTLKMVLEEYVKHRQEVVRRRVSFDLERAKERAHILEGLVLALKSIDKIIATIKKSRDKDDAKKNLVQQFRLSDRQAVAILEMKLQQLANLERIKVEQELKEKKKIIQELSEILKSPKRILGIIKDEIKALVAKFGDERRTEIVPHPVGEFRAEDLIPDESTIILITRDGYIKRLPPTTFKTQSRGGKGVIGLTTKEEDVVEQVLTTTTHKDLLFFTTRGRVFQLKAYDVPLTSRTAKGQAIVNFLQLASNEKVSAIISTAEISDYKYLVMVTKGGLIKKADVKDFEKVRRSGLIAIKLKGDDLLEWVKPSGGNDEIILVTSNGQSIRFKESKVRPMGRAAAGVRGIRLKGKDMVVGMDVVVSSMVSKGMLELFVVMGKGYGKKTNLKFYKVQGRGGSGIKTAAITDKNGKIIFSEVVNSKDERDILVISANGQVIRIPSKSVSSLGRATQGVRIMKFKEASDYVASVAFI from the coding sequence ATGTTTAAAAAGAAATCCTTGCCGCGGGGCAAAGACAAACCAAAATCAAAGCCAACGGAAAAAGTAAACGAAAAAATTGCGGAACCGGCCGGCGAGGAGAAGGAAATGATTTCAAATATCGGGAAAGTGGAACAGCGTCCGATTATTGAAGAAATGCAGGAATCATATCTGGATTACGCCATGTCTGTCATTATCGCCCGCGCCTTGCCTGATGTGCGCGACGGCTTGAAACCCGTGCACCGCCGCATTTTATACGCCATGTGGGACATTGGCCTGAAACCGAGCGCGAAATTCAGAAAATCGGCGACCATCGTCGGTGAAGTGCTGGGCAAATATCATCCGCACGGCGACACCGCGGTTTATGATTCCATGGTTCGTATGGCACAGGATTTTTCCCTGCGTTATCCTCTCGTTTGGGGTCAGGGGAACTTCGGCTCTTTGGACGGAGACAGCGCCGCCGCTTATCGTTATACCGAAGCCAAGCTCGCTCCTATTTCCGAAGAAATGCTTTTGGATATAGAAAAAGAAACCGTGAATTTTCGCCCGAATTTTGACGGTTCACACGCCGAACCGGCAGTCATGCCCTCAAAACTGCCCAATCTGCTTTTGAACGGCACCATGGGTATCGCAGTTGGCATGGCGACTAATATCCCCCCGCATAATTTAACCGAACTTGGCAACGGCCTTATCCATTTAATTGATAACCCCAATTGTTCCACGGAAGATTTAATGGAGCATATCAAAGGTCCGGATTTTCCGACCCGCGGAATTATTTATGATATTAACGCCATCAAAGAGGCCTATGCTACCGGCCGGGGCAGTATTGTGATGCGCGCCAAAACGGAAATAGTGGAAGCCAAATCCGGCAATTATAATATTATCGTCACGGAGATTCCTTATCAGGTGAACAAGTCAAGTTTGATTGAAAAGATTGCCGCCTTGGTGCAGGATAAAAAAATAGAAGGCATTAAAGATTTGCGCGATGAATCCTCTAAAGGGGAAGTGCGCATTGTCATTGAGCTTAAGAAAGACGTTTTCGCCAAAAAGATTTTAAATCGTTTATTTAATCTGACCCAGCTTCAGGAAACTTTTCACGTCAATATGCTGGCGCTGGTGGACGGCATCCAGCCTAAAGTGCTGACTTTAAAAATGGTTTTGGAGGAGTATGTCAAACATCGGCAGGAAGTGGTGAGACGCCGCGTGTCTTTTGATTTGGAAAGAGCCAAAGAGCGCGCGCATATTTTAGAGGGCTTGGTTTTGGCCCTGAAATCCATAGATAAAATAATCGCCACCATCAAAAAATCCAGAGACAAAGACGATGCTAAAAAGAATTTAGTGCAACAATTCAGGTTGAGCGACCGGCAGGCCGTGGCTATCTTGGAAATGAAACTTCAGCAACTCGCCAATTTGGAGAGAATCAAGGTGGAGCAGGAATTAAAAGAAAAAAAGAAAATAATTCAGGAGTTATCCGAGATTTTAAAATCGCCTAAAAGAATTTTGGGAATTATTAAAGATGAAATTAAAGCACTGGTGGCTAAATTCGGGGACGAGAGAAGAACGGAAATTGTGCCGCATCCGGTGGGCGAATTCCGCGCCGAGGATTTAATACCCGACGAATCAACTATCATTCTTATCACCCGCGACGGTTATATTAAGCGTCTGCCGCCGACCACTTTTAAAACACAGAGCCGCGGCGGCAAGGGCGTTATCGGCCTGACTACCAAAGAAGAAGATGTGGTGGAGCAAGTTTTGACCACGACCACTCATAAAGATTTGCTTTTCTTCACGACCCGCGGGCGGGTCTTCCAGCTCAAAGCCTATGACGTGCCTCTGACTTCGCGCACGGCCAAGGGCCAGGCGATTGTCAATTTCCTTCAATTGGCTTCCAATGAAAAAGTTTCCGCTATTATTTCCACGGCCGAGATTAGTGATTATAAATATCTGGTAATGGTGACCAAAGGCGGGTTGATTAAAAAGGCGGATGTTAAAGATTTTGAAAAAGTGAGGCGTTCCGGATTAATCGCCATCAAGCTTAAGGGCGATGACCTTTTGGAATGGGTCAAACCCTCGGGCGGCAATGACGAGATAATTTTGGTTACCTCCAACGGGCAGTCCATCAGATTCAAAGAATCCAAAGTGCGGCCGATGGGCCGTGCGGCCGCCGGTGTGCGCGGTATCAGATTAAAAGGCAAGGATATGGTAGTGGGTATGGACGTGGTGGTGTCTTCAATGGTGAGCAAAGGAATGCTGGAACTTTTTGTGGTGATGGGCAAGGGCTATGGGAAAAAGACCAACCTTAAATTTTATAAAGTGCAGGGACGCGGCGGGTCGGGAATAAAAACCGCGGCCATCACCGACAAGAATGGCAAGATTATTTTCTCCGAAGTGGTGAATTCCAAAGACGAAAGGGACATTCTGGTGATTTCCGCCAACGGGCAGGTAATCCGCATTCCGAGCAAGAGCGTGTCTTCTCTGGGCCGAGCCACCCAAGGCGTGAGGATTATGAAATTTAAAGAAGCGAGTGATTACGTGGCCAGCGTGGCGTTTATCTAA
- a CDS encoding MBL fold metallo-hydrolase, producing the protein MHISWLGQGCFKIQSGETVLVIDPYNKDIGLKPPRAKADIVVMSDPDSNGLESISGEYFLINGPGEYEIKGIFVYGIALDAVEGQKEARRTTIYRIESEGITIAHLDSLNKSLNDKELERLENIDVLIVPVGGGKVLDAKKAVEIINQIEPSVVIPMQYKIPQLKLNLDSVEKFLKEMNALKVQPLGKYTLKKKDLPPDRTEVVVLEQS; encoded by the coding sequence ATGCATATCAGCTGGTTGGGACAAGGGTGTTTTAAAATCCAAAGCGGCGAAACCGTTTTGGTTATTGACCCTTACAACAAGGATATCGGGCTCAAACCGCCGCGCGCCAAAGCGGATATTGTGGTGATGAGCGACCCGGATTCCAATGGTTTGGAATCTATTTCCGGAGAATATTTTTTAATAAACGGCCCGGGCGAGTACGAGATTAAGGGCATTTTTGTTTATGGCATTGCGCTGGATGCCGTAGAGGGTCAGAAAGAAGCCAGACGGACTACAATTTACCGAATAGAATCAGAAGGAATTACTATTGCTCATTTGGACAGTCTAAACAAAAGTTTAAATGACAAAGAATTGGAACGACTGGAAAATATAGATGTTTTGATTGTGCCCGTGGGCGGAGGAAAGGTTTTGGATGCCAAAAAAGCGGTGGAAATAATCAACCAGATTGAACCGAGCGTGGTGATACCCATGCAGTATAAGATTCCGCAATTGAAATTAAACTTGGATTCAGTGGAAAAATTCTTAAAAGAAATGAACGCGCTTAAAGTTCAGCCGCTTGGAAAATATACGTTAAAGAAAAAAGATTTGCCGCCAGACCGCACGGAAGTGGTGGTTTTGGAACAAAGCTAA
- a CDS encoding S1 RNA-binding domain-containing protein, with translation MKASVKNKKATGEMEKMLDESGDYLKQSTVGEIVKGTVISASGRAVHVDLGGLATGIIRGRELLNNSKEYGNLKPGDEVEATVLEKENENGEVELSFRYAGHRKAWDNAVKFTTSQEATTVKVVNANKGGLMITFDSLPGFLPVSQLIAEHYPRVQGGDKNKILEKLKELIGQDLKVKILDANEKEEKLIVSEKAAWEEEQKAIISQYKVGDMVEGEVTAVTDFGVFIKFENLEGLIHISELAWQRIDDPRELVRVGEKVKAEIINIENSKIFLSMKKLKDDPWKNVAEKYKVGEKVKGKVLKINPFGLFVELDRDIHGLAHISELSTKTISSPEEVAKPGDVLEFKIVSLEPKDHRLGLSIKALKEKPKAKKEDKEDEKKDAKEEKETPAAAEEGKEKEAEKNEAKEEKK, from the coding sequence ATGAAAGCTTCTGTTAAAAACAAAAAGGCTACCGGAGAAATGGAGAAAATGCTCGACGAGAGCGGTGATTATTTAAAACAATCAACTGTCGGGGAAATTGTCAAAGGCACGGTTATCAGCGCTTCCGGCCGAGCAGTCCACGTTGACCTCGGAGGATTAGCCACGGGTATCATCCGCGGACGCGAACTTCTTAATAATTCCAAAGAATACGGCAATCTTAAACCCGGAGACGAAGTGGAAGCCACGGTTTTGGAAAAAGAAAATGAAAATGGCGAAGTGGAACTTTCTTTCCGTTATGCCGGCCATCGCAAGGCCTGGGATAACGCCGTTAAATTCACAACCAGCCAGGAAGCGACTACCGTCAAAGTAGTCAACGCCAATAAAGGCGGACTGATGATTACCTTTGACAGCCTCCCGGGATTTTTACCGGTTTCCCAACTCATCGCCGAACATTATCCGAGAGTTCAGGGCGGCGACAAGAATAAAATCTTGGAAAAATTAAAAGAACTTATCGGTCAGGACCTTAAGGTTAAAATCTTGGATGCCAATGAAAAAGAAGAAAAATTGATTGTCTCGGAAAAGGCCGCCTGGGAAGAAGAACAAAAAGCCATCATCTCCCAGTATAAAGTTGGTGATATGGTGGAAGGTGAAGTGACGGCGGTCACCGATTTCGGCGTCTTTATCAAGTTTGAAAATTTGGAAGGATTAATCCATATTTCCGAACTGGCGTGGCAAAGGATTGACGACCCGAGAGAATTAGTCAGGGTCGGAGAAAAAGTCAAAGCCGAAATTATCAATATTGAAAATTCTAAAATTTTCCTGTCCATGAAAAAACTGAAAGACGACCCCTGGAAAAATGTCGCTGAAAAATATAAAGTCGGAGAAAAAGTCAAAGGCAAAGTGCTGAAAATAAATCCCTTCGGACTTTTTGTAGAGCTGGATAGGGACATTCACGGCTTGGCGCATATTTCCGAGCTCTCCACTAAAACAATTTCTTCTCCGGAAGAAGTTGCCAAACCGGGAGACGTTCTGGAATTCAAAATCGTTTCTCTTGAACCCAAGGACCACCGCCTGGGCTTGAGCATTAAAGCGCTCAAAGAAAAACCCAAGGCCAAGAAGGAAGATAAAGAAGATGAAAAAAAAGATGCCAAAGAAGAAAAGGAAACTCCGGCAGCGGCAGAAGAGGGAAAAGAGAAAGAGGCAGAAAAAAACGAAGCTAAAGAAGAAAAAAAATAA
- the ftsH gene encoding ATP-dependent zinc metalloprotease FtsH, protein MKSLIKNILIFLLVFLVIAAIFSSYNFTRPKIKDADIGQLIAQLNNEEVQGVVIEENSLLITLKNGEQEKLQKEQGESFGEIIKNYNVAPEKISSLNIAVKSKSGWAYWSEALLPFLIPFIFIGVFIWFMMRQVQGANNRAMMFGQSGVRETPKNQKDKITFKDVAGVKEAKEDLDEIVEFLKTPKKFVALGAKIPKGALLMGAPGTGKTLLARAVAGEANVPFFHISGSEFVEMFVGVGASRVRDLFTKAKKNAPCIVFIDEIDAVGRQRGAGLGGSHDEREQTLNQILVEMDGFDPNLGIIVLAATNRPDILDPALLRPGRFDRRIVLDLPDINDREAILKIHAKNKPLAAGVTLRKLAERTPGFSGADLANLVNEAAIAAARQNKKIIDEINLLDSIEKVLLGPERKSHLLSDKEKEITAYHEAGHALVAHLLPHTDPVHKISIISRGRAAGYTLKLPEKDRSLKSRQEFVEELAVLLGGQIAEKHFFGDVTTGASNDLREATKIAKKIVTEYGMSEKLGLRTFGEKEELIFLGKEIHEGKDYSEKTAEKIDEEINMFIKNAKETAQKIIGGNEKQMKNIVEKLMKEETIEREAFEKIVGPKPKK, encoded by the coding sequence ATGAAAAGCCTGATAAAAAACATTCTTATCTTTCTTCTTGTCTTTCTGGTGATTGCCGCTATTTTTAGTTCTTATAATTTCACCCGGCCAAAAATTAAAGACGCTGACATCGGCCAGCTCATCGCCCAATTGAATAATGAGGAGGTGCAAGGCGTGGTCATTGAAGAAAATTCCCTTCTGATAACCTTAAAGAACGGGGAACAGGAAAAATTGCAGAAAGAGCAGGGTGAATCATTTGGCGAAATTATTAAAAATTACAACGTCGCTCCGGAAAAAATTTCCAGTTTAAATATCGCCGTTAAATCCAAAAGCGGCTGGGCTTATTGGAGCGAAGCTCTTCTGCCATTTTTGATTCCTTTTATTTTTATCGGGGTTTTTATCTGGTTTATGATGCGCCAAGTGCAGGGGGCGAATAACCGTGCCATGATGTTCGGCCAAAGCGGAGTCAGGGAAACGCCTAAAAATCAAAAAGATAAAATCACTTTTAAAGATGTGGCTGGAGTAAAAGAAGCCAAGGAGGACTTGGATGAAATCGTGGAATTTTTAAAGACCCCAAAAAAATTCGTCGCGCTGGGCGCCAAGATTCCCAAAGGAGCGCTCCTGATGGGAGCTCCCGGCACGGGCAAAACCCTGCTCGCTCGCGCGGTGGCCGGTGAAGCCAATGTTCCTTTCTTCCATATTTCCGGTTCGGAATTCGTGGAAATGTTCGTGGGTGTCGGCGCCAGCCGCGTGCGCGATTTATTCACCAAGGCGAAAAAAAACGCGCCCTGTATTGTTTTTATAGATGAAATAGACGCCGTCGGCAGGCAGAGGGGCGCGGGGCTGGGCGGTTCGCACGATGAAAGAGAACAGACGCTCAATCAAATCCTGGTGGAAATGGACGGTTTTGACCCTAATTTGGGGATTATTGTGCTGGCGGCCACCAACCGGCCGGACATTCTGGACCCGGCTCTGCTGCGCCCGGGCAGATTTGACCGGCGCATAGTTCTTGATTTGCCGGACATCAATGACCGGGAAGCTATTTTAAAAATTCATGCTAAAAATAAACCTCTGGCGGCGGGAGTTACTCTAAGAAAGCTGGCTGAACGCACTCCGGGATTTTCCGGAGCGGACTTGGCCAACTTGGTTAATGAAGCGGCTATCGCGGCGGCGCGACAAAATAAAAAAATTATTGATGAGATCAATCTTTTGGATAGCATCGAAAAAGTTCTTCTTGGTCCTGAAAGAAAAAGTCATCTGCTTTCCGACAAAGAAAAAGAAATCACCGCTTATCATGAGGCCGGACACGCTCTTGTGGCCCATCTTCTGCCACACACCGACCCGGTTCATAAAATTTCCATCATCTCGCGCGGGCGGGCGGCGGGCTATACTTTAAAACTCCCGGAAAAAGACCGCAGCTTAAAATCCCGCCAAGAATTTGTGGAAGAACTGGCCGTGCTTTTGGGCGGACAAATTGCCGAGAAACATTTCTTTGGCGATGTCACCACCGGCGCTTCCAATGATTTGCGTGAAGCCACAAAAATCGCCAAAAAAATTGTCACCGAATATGGTATGAGCGAGAAACTTGGCTTGCGAACTTTCGGCGAAAAAGAAGAATTAATTTTCTTGGGCAAAGAAATCCATGAAGGAAAAGATTATAGCGAAAAAACGGCGGAAAAAATTGACGAGGAAATAA